A genome region from Bacillaceae bacterium IKA-2 includes the following:
- a CDS encoding DUF421 domain-containing protein, with translation MNTNFFHLSLELITGFFGLLLITKVLGKTQITQLTPFDFVSGLVMGELLGNAIYNKDISLRYVLYAITLWGLLIYTLEVITQKFKKTRSILEGNPAIIIRNGKIDREQLKKNKLDLNQLQHLLRDKDVFSMREVEYAILEPNGTVNVLRKTGYEKPINSDLNLPPKQVHLPIALIIDGEVLSDNLKQSGFDEEWLQRQLSSRGIVKADQVFFAEWLEGDSLYISQYIEPKLHQL, from the coding sequence TTGAATACAAATTTCTTTCATTTATCGCTTGAACTTATCACAGGATTTTTTGGATTATTGCTAATAACAAAAGTATTAGGTAAAACACAAATCACCCAGCTTACACCATTTGATTTTGTTTCTGGACTTGTTATGGGGGAGTTGTTAGGCAATGCAATTTATAATAAAGATATTAGTCTTCGTTATGTCCTCTATGCGATTACATTGTGGGGATTGCTCATTTATACTTTGGAGGTGATCACGCAAAAATTTAAAAAAACAAGATCAATCTTAGAGGGAAACCCTGCAATTATTATTCGGAATGGGAAAATTGATCGAGAGCAATTGAAGAAAAATAAATTAGACTTAAATCAGCTTCAACATCTACTTCGCGATAAAGATGTGTTTTCAATGCGTGAAGTGGAGTATGCAATATTGGAACCGAATGGAACTGTCAATGTGTTACGAAAAACAGGGTACGAGAAACCGATAAATAGCGACTTGAATTTACCTCCTAAACAAGTGCACCTGCCGATCGCCTTAATTATTGACGGCGAAGTACTATCGGATAATCTTAAGCAATCTGGATTTGATGAAGAGTGGCTTCAACGTCAACTGAGCTCACGCGGAATCGTTAAAGCTGACCAAGTTTTTTTTGCGGAATGGTTAGAAGGTGATTCGTTATATATTAGTCAATATATTGAACCAAAACTTCATCAGTTGTAG
- a CDS encoding SDR family oxidoreductase: MNVFITGATGFLGTELVKSLVKEGHDVYLLIRSMKKARALLEKLPTGERQQVNFIEGNLETTKLGMTDQAVKKLGDKIDIIYHTAAFLSFDETLRAEIFKTNLEGTKYVLEFAKEINVPKFIYVSTAYTLGNQTNGYEKLYSLDTNFVNSYEESKCHSEHIVMSYSDTFDVAIMRPSIIIGDSITGEANTTFGLYGILKTVQLLKKRSIRLDKELYVRLLVDKDAVANIVPVDYVVQALLLAMNSSNNKSVYNVTNPNPPTNELIFQIVKDAYNFKTLDIASIEAASDLTEFELSFNKPLEVFKDYINRSIYFESENTNELFNQKGLAPLKMDADMLYRIISGYNKGALVSNK; this comes from the coding sequence ATGAATGTTTTTATTACAGGAGCAACTGGATTTTTAGGTACAGAACTAGTAAAATCCTTAGTCAAAGAGGGACATGATGTTTATTTACTAATTCGCAGTATGAAAAAAGCTAGGGCCTTACTTGAAAAATTACCAACAGGAGAAAGACAACAAGTTAATTTTATTGAAGGTAATTTAGAAACAACGAAATTAGGCATGACTGACCAAGCTGTGAAAAAGCTTGGCGATAAAATAGATATCATTTACCATACTGCCGCTTTTTTATCATTTGATGAAACGTTGAGGGCAGAAATTTTTAAAACGAATCTTGAGGGAACAAAATATGTATTAGAATTTGCAAAGGAAATCAATGTACCGAAATTTATTTATGTAAGTACAGCTTATACTTTAGGAAATCAAACGAATGGATATGAGAAACTATACTCATTAGATACAAATTTTGTTAATAGTTATGAAGAAAGCAAATGCCATAGTGAACACATCGTAATGAGTTATAGTGATACATTTGATGTGGCAATTATGCGCCCTTCGATTATTATCGGTGATTCGATTACTGGAGAGGCGAACACCACTTTTGGATTATACGGTATTTTAAAAACAGTCCAGCTGTTAAAAAAGCGATCAATCAGACTAGATAAGGAATTATATGTAAGATTACTAGTCGATAAAGATGCGGTTGCAAACATCGTCCCGGTTGATTATGTTGTACAAGCACTTTTGTTAGCAATGAATAGTAGTAATAATAAGTCTGTGTATAATGTGACAAACCCAAATCCACCAACAAACGAACTCATTTTCCAAATAGTAAAAGATGCATATAATTTTAAAACATTAGACATAGCGTCAATTGAAGCAGCATCGGACTTAACAGAGTTTGAACTGTCTTTTAATAAGCCGCTAGAAGTTTTTAAAGACTATATAAATCGTTCTATTTATTTTGAATCTGAAAATACAAACGAACTTTTTAATCAAAAAGGTCTGGCACCATTAAAAATGGATGCTGACATGCTCTACCGGATTATCAGTGGCTATAACAAAGGAGCGTTAGTTTCAAATAAATAA
- a CDS encoding DUF1801 domain-containing protein, whose translation MYELKTKENDSNVVEFIEEVENAKKREDAYKLLDIFTETTGYQARMWGPSIIGFGAYHYKYKSGHEGDAPLVGYSPRKTKISLYFATGDTHREDLLKSLGKYTTGKACVYINKVADIDIDVLRALIKQSVMFLKETYSNQ comes from the coding sequence ATGTATGAACTAAAAACAAAAGAAAATGACAGCAATGTCGTTGAGTTTATTGAAGAAGTCGAAAACGCTAAAAAACGTGAAGATGCATATAAATTATTAGATATTTTTACTGAAACGACAGGTTACCAAGCAAGGATGTGGGGTCCAAGTATTATTGGATTCGGTGCATATCATTATAAATATAAATCTGGACACGAAGGGGACGCACCGTTAGTTGGGTATTCACCTCGAAAAACTAAAATTAGTTTATACTTTGCAACAGGTGACACACACCGAGAAGATTTATTAAAGAGTTTGGGAAAATACACGACAGGAAAAGCGTGTGTGTACATAAATAAAGTAGCAGATATTGATATTGATGTGTTAAGAGCATTAATAAAGCAATCTGTCATGTTTTTGAAAGAAACCTACTCGAATCAATGA
- a CDS encoding methyltransferase domain-containing protein, producing the protein MADIVNQVEGYKISGSTFKVIFVKNKDLDPLEKVRFETRRKIEREIGLVIDGDVDLDKPERMFCIMKVNGRFVFGEYFISESIWLKHQDKPQNYSVALGTRLARAVANIAVPNPKDIKAIDPCCGIGTVLIEALSLGIDIVGRDLNPLVLPGARENIAYFGLNCEVTLGDIREVTGNYDVAIIDMPYNLSSVLPPEVQLEMLQSARSFAKKLVVITLEPIDSVLEKAGFIIIDRCDAKKWTLTRQVIVCE; encoded by the coding sequence TTGGCGGACATTGTTAATCAGGTTGAAGGTTATAAAATTTCAGGATCAACATTCAAAGTGATTTTTGTTAAAAATAAGGATTTAGATCCACTTGAAAAAGTAAGGTTTGAAACAAGGCGTAAAATTGAGCGTGAAATTGGCTTAGTTATTGATGGAGATGTCGATCTTGATAAACCAGAACGAATGTTTTGTATCATGAAAGTTAATGGGCGCTTTGTATTTGGTGAATATTTCATAAGTGAGTCCATATGGTTAAAGCACCAAGACAAGCCACAAAATTATTCAGTTGCACTAGGAACACGCTTAGCTAGAGCTGTTGCAAATATAGCGGTACCTAATCCAAAGGATATTAAAGCGATTGATCCTTGTTGTGGAATAGGTACTGTTTTGATAGAAGCATTATCGCTGGGAATTGACATTGTTGGAAGGGATCTAAATCCACTCGTACTTCCTGGAGCTCGAGAAAACATCGCTTATTTTGGACTGAATTGCGAAGTTACTTTAGGCGATATCCGAGAAGTGACGGGCAATTATGATGTTGCTATCATTGATATGCCGTACAATCTAAGTTCAGTGCTACCTCCAGAAGTGCAGCTTGAGATGCTCCAAAGCGCGCGAAGCTTTGCTAAAAAATTAGTCGTAATAACGCTTGAGCCGATTGATTCTGTTCTTGAAAAAGCCGGATTTATCATTATTGACCGTTGTGATGCAAAAAAATGGACACTTACTCGTCAAGTCATTGTTTGTGAATAA
- a CDS encoding aspartate/glutamate racemase family protein gives MKTIGLIGGMSWESSAEYYRIINEEVKQKLGGLHSAKCLLYSVDFEEIERYQANGDWESAGKLLANVAYSLEKAGADFIVICTNTMHNVVHFIEEKISIPVLHIAEATATQIKKTAITKVGLLGTKYTMEQDFYKSRIESKGIKVLVPNQTNRETVNKIIYEELCLGKIQQNSREYYKKVIKDLVDNGAEGIILGCTEIGLLVKAEDSEVPLFDTTVIHALEAVNFALAREI, from the coding sequence GTGAAAACTATTGGTCTTATCGGTGGAATGAGCTGGGAATCATCGGCAGAATATTATCGGATCATCAATGAAGAAGTAAAACAAAAATTAGGTGGTTTACATTCGGCGAAATGCCTTTTATACAGCGTTGATTTTGAAGAGATTGAACGTTACCAAGCCAATGGTGACTGGGAAAGTGCAGGTAAATTATTAGCTAATGTTGCTTATTCTCTAGAAAAAGCAGGAGCCGATTTTATTGTTATTTGTACAAATACGATGCACAATGTTGTTCATTTTATTGAAGAAAAAATTAGTATCCCAGTTTTACATATCGCCGAAGCGACCGCAACTCAAATTAAAAAAACAGCAATTACTAAGGTTGGGTTACTCGGAACGAAATATACGATGGAGCAAGATTTTTATAAATCTCGGATAGAATCGAAAGGAATAAAGGTTTTAGTCCCGAATCAAACTAATAGAGAAACTGTAAATAAAATTATATATGAGGAATTATGTTTGGGTAAAATTCAGCAAAACTCAAGAGAGTATTATAAAAAAGTAATCAAAGATTTAGTTGATAACGGAGCAGAAGGCATCATATTGGGTTGCACAGAGATTGGCCTATTGGTTAAAGCTGAGGACTCGGAAGTTCCGCTCTTTGACACGACCGTCATCCATGCTCTTGAAGCTGTGAACTTTGCATTAGCAAGGGAAATATAA
- a CDS encoding NAD(P)H-dependent oxidoreductase, protein MNDKEVIKQQILDAFHFRHATKKFNLDKKITDLDFDFILETARLSPSSVGIEAWKFVVIQNQELRNSLKEVCGGAQGQLPTASHFVVILARTIKDTKYDSEYIANHLKDVKKTPENMIAQIQNKYKSFQEAGQHLLDNDRTMFDWSSKQTYIALGNMMTAAAQIGIDSCPIEGFDRNKAHKIFNEAGLLEDGSFDISVMVAFGYRVDDPPPKTRKEKDQVVEWVL, encoded by the coding sequence ATGAACGACAAAGAAGTCATTAAACAACAAATTCTTGATGCTTTCCATTTTAGACATGCAACGAAGAAATTTAATCTTGATAAAAAAATTACAGACTTGGACTTTGATTTCATTTTAGAAACTGCAAGACTTTCACCAAGTTCGGTTGGCATTGAAGCGTGGAAATTTGTCGTCATCCAAAATCAAGAATTGCGAAATAGCTTAAAAGAAGTTTGTGGAGGAGCGCAAGGACAACTGCCTACGGCTAGTCATTTTGTTGTCATTCTTGCCAGAACAATAAAAGACACTAAATACGATTCTGAGTATATTGCTAACCACTTAAAGGACGTTAAAAAAACACCTGAAAATATGATTGCGCAAATTCAAAATAAATATAAGTCTTTTCAAGAAGCTGGTCAACATTTACTTGACAATGATAGGACGATGTTTGATTGGTCTAGTAAGCAAACTTATATCGCTTTAGGAAACATGATGACAGCTGCAGCTCAAATCGGCATTGATTCATGCCCAATAGAAGGATTTGATCGTAACAAAGCACACAAAATTTTTAATGAGGCCGGTTTGCTCGAAGACGGAAGTTTTGATATTTCAGTTATGGTTGCCTTTGGTTATCGCGTCGATGATCCACCACCGAAAACTCGCAAAGAAAAAGATCAAGTTGTTGAATGGGTCCTCTAA